The genomic window AGTGGCCTGCCGCCACGTCATCGATGAGCGCGGCGGTCTGATCGGCGGCGGACGCGCTCATCTGGTCGGATTCGCGCAGCGCCGTCACCGCGTTGCTGAGTGCCTCAGCGTTCGCGGCGACGAACTTGCGGATGGTCTCCACCCGCTGGGCGATCGCCCGGGACCGCGTCTCGAGTCGCGCCGTGAAGTGGTCGGGAGCATCTTCGGTGCGGTTCCCATCCACCTGGACGATGGCGGACGACGGCGGCAGCTCCGCGCTCACCTGCTGCAGGGTGCTGGCGTTGTGCGCCGCGATATCCCCGCCTGCGTCGAGATCGATCACATGGCCCATCGAAATCCCCCCTCGGAAATCACAGAGGCGCGCCCTGATCGGCGCGCATGGAGTCGGCACCCGAGTGTGCCGTGCCGAGGACCGGCGACGTGTCGCCGCCGGTCCTCGAGGATGTCAGGCGAAGCGCCCGGCGGCCGACTTGTCGGTCGAAACGTACCCCTGAGCGATCTCCTCGGTCTTGCCGGCGATCTGCTGCAGGAGGTCGTTCAGGCGCGTGAGCGACTGGTTCCACTGCGCCTGAGCCTGGTCGTAGGCGACCTGAGCCTCGCCGTCCCACTTGGCGCGGAGCGAACCGACCTCGGACTCGAGCTCATCGAGGCGCGAGCGGATGCCGGAAGCGCCGTTGCGGATCTGACCGGCGAGGGCGATGACCTGTTCGGGGCGAACGGAGATGGATGACATGTCTGGTTCCTTTCGACGGAGCCCGGCGTCAGCCGAGGATCGACCCGAGGTTGTTGATGGTCTGCTGGTGCGACTCTTCGGATGCCGCCTGGTCGCGCTCCGTGCCGCGCAATGCGTCCTCGAGCGTGACGAGAACCTGGTTCAGCTTGGTCGTCTCGTCGTTCCAGCGGTTCAGCAGCTGGGTGTACGAGCTCGCGGCGGCGCCGCTCCAGAAGCCGGCCACCTGGTCCAGCTCGGTGCGCACCTTCTTCACCTGCTCGTCGATTCCGGACTTCGCGGTGTTGACCGCAACGGCTCCCCGCTTGAGCGCGCCTTCTTCGGCGGCAATGAGATCTGCCACGACTCCCCCTCTTGTTTGTCGGCCCGGCCGAGGCCGGAGCGTGTTGCCGTCGACAGCGGAGACCGTGCCGGCGGTGGCGACCCCTTCACATCGGTAACGCCAGTGAGAAACCTATGGGCACGACACCGTCGAGCGCCAGCATGAGAACTCCCCATTGACAAGTGAGAGCCTCCTCATGTTCGCTCGATGGGTTGAGGGGCGCGCCGCTGACGGGATCACCGTCGCGGTGCGACGCCGGACGGCCGAGCATGCCTCGATCGTGGGCGCTGAGTGCCAGGGAAGGCGGGAGCGGGTGACGCGGGAGACGGTCCGGCGCCGACGCGTGGCGATCGTCGACGGCGCCCAGCGCCATGATCTCGTCGTGCCGATCCACGCGCGGGTGGACGACGCGGTGCGCGCGGTGGGCTCATCCACCAGCGCGGGTGGGGGAATCGTCGTCGAGGCGGCCGGGCGGGAGATCTCTCCGGACACGCGGATGTCGGACCTCGAAGACGGCGCCGTGCTGATGGTCGTCGACATCGCAACGGTCCGCGACCGAGGTCGCGCGAGAGCACGGGCGACGCGCCCGCTGTCGGCAGAGGATCGTCCGCTGTCTGCGTGGTGGGTGCTCAGCGGACTGGGCGTCGTGCTCGCCGCCGTCGTGCTCCTCACTCAGACCGGAGCCCTCAGCGCGGTGCGTGCTCTTGCGGGGACGGGCGCGGCGGTGGCCGCCGTGCTGGCGGGGACGGTGTTCGCGGTGCGTGCTCCTCGCGGGCGACGCGCGCCGCTGGCGCCGATCGTCGGGTCGCTCGCTCTGGGTTTCGCTGCCGGAGCGGCGCTGGTGCCGCCGCTGCCCGCCGCCGGGAGCGTACTGGCTGTCTTCACGGGGACGCTGTTCGCCGCTGCCCTCGCCGGCTTGATGGGCGTCGCCACGCCCTCCGTCACGCTGCGTGCCGAGAGTCGCACCGCCATGACGGTGCTGCTCATCATCGCCGCGGTATGGGGCGCGGCGCTCCTGTGGCACATGGATGCAGCGGCCCCCGCCGCGGTGACGCTCGGGCTGATCCCCGTCGGGCAACGGGTGCTGCTGGCCGCGGTGGTCGACGTTCCGCCGGGGACCTTCATCGATTACGGACGCTTCCAGACCACTCGCTGGACCGTTCGGCAGCAGGTGCCCGACGAGGTGCTGTCCATCGACGACGACGAGGCGCGCAGCCTGGTGCAGCGCTCCACCGGGCGTCTGCTGACCGGCATCCTGCTGCTGGTCGTCGCGGGCGTGGCATCCGCCCCCGTTGCCCTCCCCTCCTTCCCCTCGGACGATCCGCTCGTGCTGGCCGGTCGGATCGCGCTGGGTGCGACCGTCGTGATTGCTCTCCTCCTGGGGGCGCGTCGGGCCACAGCGCCCGCGCTGCGCTGGATCTCGCGGCTCGGGGCCGCGGCGATCGTGCTGGTGATGCTGATCGCCCTCATCCCGTCGGCCGACACGGGCATGCTCGCACTGGCGGCGGGCGTCACCCTGGCGGCCGGTGCCGCGAGCGCCTTCCTCGTCGTCCCGGCGGGGCGCGGCTCGCGCTCGCT from Microbacterium sp. zg-Y625 includes these protein-coding regions:
- a CDS encoding WXG100 family type VII secretion target, with translation MSSISVRPEQVIALAGQIRNGASGIRSRLDELESEVGSLRAKWDGEAQVAYDQAQAQWNQSLTRLNDLLQQIAGKTEEIAQGYVSTDKSAAGRFA
- a CDS encoding WXG100 family type VII secretion target — protein: MADLIAAEEGALKRGAVAVNTAKSGIDEQVKKVRTELDQVAGFWSGAAASSYTQLLNRWNDETTKLNQVLVTLEDALRGTERDQAASEESHQQTINNLGSILG